The proteins below come from a single Etheostoma spectabile isolate EspeVRDwgs_2016 chromosome 4, UIUC_Espe_1.0, whole genome shotgun sequence genomic window:
- the zbtb40 gene encoding zinc finger and BTB domain-containing protein 40 isoform X1 yields MMELPNYSSQLMQQLWALRKEGHFCDCTILVGDSPHRAHKLVLAASSMLFRSLLDGSDTISIDTAMVSSQEFGCLLDMVYTGKLPLGKHNVSRIVAAADSLQMFDVAVGFKNVLTTLVNQQVSVPVVSPQTASLSEINKAQSVNAEGSASPSKDDSTPDETELKKEDGQSQEEDAEEPACKRVCFSESSEPTEGRPSDSVAEENNPAEENNPAEENNPAEENNPAEENNPAEENNPAEENNPAEENNPAEENNPAEATVSIGPAAAFLERSSQLVELLANMSSIVELLSQAAQGSLEEQGRQVVCECCEEADPSSVVEKLLSRVEEGQLSEGAIVSLLRTVRQRAPSSFPTPLLSLLGEVEKDTPEPHGNQTPGKEEFESERENDTGSEEKQEEEGEEENGKVETEEDEKVKNDPGDSFSSPSSSSSSSPSKPYSCRWCKRGFAYKCRMLAHVKRCAMSQECEQQCPQCPEKLANQRALQRHRAEAHRSTARVKKKVACDLCGRTFAHPSGMIYHKRTEHFEEKPFACEDCGAKFGANSSLKNHMRLHTGEKPYLCKHCDMSFSVAAALAYHTKKKHSEGKMYVCQYCKAVFAQSIELTRHVRTHTGDRPYVCRECGKGYSQASGLTVHLHTFHNLSEPHDCQKCCLSFSSLEEHRQHIQELHPKEFHKCPTCNNVFLSAALLDKHKGTHTGTKPFSCELCNKSYQQLSGLWYHNRTNHPDVFANHTRQLKTLVQCDVCFKFFPSAASVAKHQAAEHQGSAASAVRCAFCPAVLAGEEELQEHMSSQHVSSQSLEAFSCPLCSLVCTSQLELQEHLLSCHMEAQEDTSHTVVAADPAGGEGAEPVSSEEQLAAAQQVFVALAGARDGESSAEVVQVNMYDLLNSSVTFICEDKAAAPDS; encoded by the exons GTCTCTGCTGGATGGCTCGGACACCATCTCCATCGACACGGCCATGGTCTCCTCGCAGGAGTTCGGCTGTCTGCTGGACATGGTCTACACCGGCAAGCTGCCTCTCGGCAAACACAACGTCAGCCGCATCGTCGCCGCCGCAGACAGCCTGCAGATGTTCGACGTGGCCGTGGGCTTCAAAAACGTCCTCACCACTCTCGTGAACCAGCAGGTCTCCGTCCCGGTGGTGTCTCCACAGACGGCGAGCCTCAGTGAGATCAACAAAGCCCAGAGCGTGAACGCCGAAGGTTCAGCCTCACCCAGCAAGGACGACTCCACGCCAGACGAGACGGAGCTGAAGAAGGAGGACGGTCAGAGTCAGGAAGAGGACGCAGAGGAACCGGCGTGTAAAAGAGTCTGTTTCTCCGAGTCCTCAG AGCCTACAGAAGGCAGACCCTCAGACAGCGTGGCGGAAGAAAACAACCCGGCGGAAGAAAACAACCCGGCGGAAGAAAACAACCCGGCGGAAGAAAACAACCCGGCGGAAGAAAACAACCCGGCGGAAGAAAACAACCCGGCGGAAGAAAACAACCCGGCGGAAGAAAACAACCCAGCGGAAGAAAACAACCCAGCGGAAGCCACGGTGTCAATTGGACCGGCTGCTGCTTTTCTGGAGCGTTCCTCTCAACTTGTAGAGCTCCTCGCCAACATGTCATCGATCGTGGAGCTGCTGAGCCAGGCAGCACAGGGAAGCCTGGAGGAACAGGGGAGACAG gttgtgtgtgagtgctgTGAGGAGGCTGATCCCAGCTCAGTGGTGGAGAAGCTGCTGAGCAGAGTGGAGGAGGGGCAGCTCAGTGAGGGAGCCATCGTCTCGCTGCTCCGGACCGTTCGGCAGAGAGCTCCCTCCTCCTTCCCCACACCACTGCTCTCTCTGCTGGGCGAGGTGGAGAAGGACACACCGGAGCCCCACGGAAACCAAACGCCAGGTAAAGAAGAAT TTGAATCCGAAAGGGAAAACGACACCGGAAGTGaagagaagcaggaagaagagggagaggaagaaaacGGCAAGGTGGAGACGGAGGAGGATGAGAAAGTCAAAAATGACCCGGGGGACTCTTTTtcatctccctcctcctcctcctcctcctccccatcCAAGCCCTACTCCTGCCGCTGGTGCAAGAGGGGGTTCGCCTACAAGTGTCGGATGCTGGCCCACGTGAAGCGCTGCGCCATGTCGCAGGAGTGTGAGCAGCAGTGCCCGCAGTGCCCAGAGAAGCTGGCCAACCAGCGGGCCCTGCAGCGCCATCGGGCCGAGGCTCACCGCAGCACCGCGCGGGTGAAGAAGAAGGTGGCCTGTGACCTGTGTGGGCGCACCTTCGCCCACCCGTCAG GAATGATTTACCACAAGCGCACCGAGCACTTTGAAGAGAAACCGTTTGCTTGCGAGGACTGCGGCGCAAAGTTCGGCGCCAACTCCTCGCTGAAGAACCACATGAGGCTGCACACGGGAGAGAAACCGTACCTCTGCAAACACTGTGACATGAGCTTCAGTGTGGCTGCTGCCCTCGCATACCACACCAAGAAGAAACACTCTGAGG gAAAGATGTATGTGTGTCAGTATTGTAAGGCGGTCTTCGCCCAGTCCATTGAACTGACGCGCCACGTGCGAACACACACCGGCGATCGGCCTTACGTGTGCCGAGAATGTGGCAAAGGTTACAGCCAGGCCAGCGGACTCACCGTCCACCTGCACACCTTCCACa ATTTGTCGGAACCTCATGATTGTCAAAAGTGTTGTCTCAGCTTCTCCTCACTGGAGGAGCATCGGCAGCACATCCAGGAGTTGCACCCAAAGGAGTTCCACAAGTGTCCCACCTGTAACAACGTGTTCCTCAGCGCCGCCCTGCTGGACAAGCACAAGGGCACCCACACCGGAACCAAGCCGTTCAGCTGTGAGCTGTGCAACAAGTCCTACCAG CAACTGTCAGGCCTGTGGTACCATAACAGGACCAACCACCCGGACGTGTTTGCTAACCACACCCGGCAGCTCAAGACCCTGGTCCAGTGTGACGTCTGCTTCAAGTTCTTTCCCAGCGCTGCCAGTGTGGCCAAACACCAGGCTGCCGAGCACCAGg GCTCGGCAGCGTCGGCGGTGCGCTGCGCCTTCTGCCCAGCGGTGCTGGCCGGGGAGGAGGAGCTGCAGGAGCACATGAGCAGCCAGCACGTCAGCAGCCAGAGCCTGGAGGCCTTCAGCTGCCCGCTCTGCTCGCTGGTCTGCACCTCCCAGCTGGAGCTGCAGGAGCACCTGCTCTCCTGCCACATGGAGGCTCAGGAGGACACCTCCCATACA gtgGTGGCAGCAGATCCGGCAGGCGGCGAAGGGGCGGAGCCTGTCAGCTCTGAGGAGCAGCTGGCCGCTGCCCAGCAGGTGTTTGTGGCTCTGGCCGG
- the zbtb40 gene encoding zinc finger and BTB domain-containing protein 40 isoform X3, with protein MVSSQEFGCLLDMVYTGKLPLGKHNVSRIVAAADSLQMFDVAVGFKNVLTTLVNQQVSVPVVSPQTASLSEINKAQSVNAEGSASPSKDDSTPDETELKKEDGQSQEEDAEEPACKRVCFSESSEPTEGRPSDSVAEENNPAEENNPAEENNPAEENNPAEENNPAEENNPAEENNPAEENNPAEENNPAEATVSIGPAAAFLERSSQLVELLANMSSIVELLSQAAQGSLEEQGRQVVCECCEEADPSSVVEKLLSRVEEGQLSEGAIVSLLRTVRQRAPSSFPTPLLSLLGEVEKDTPEPHGNQTPGKEEFESERENDTGSEEKQEEEGEEENGKVETEEDEKVKNDPGDSFSSPSSSSSSSPSKPYSCRWCKRGFAYKCRMLAHVKRCAMSQECEQQCPQCPEKLANQRALQRHRAEAHRSTARVKKKVACDLCGRTFAHPSGMIYHKRTEHFEEKPFACEDCGAKFGANSSLKNHMRLHTGEKPYLCKHCDMSFSVAAALAYHTKKKHSEGKMYVCQYCKAVFAQSIELTRHVRTHTGDRPYVCRECGKGYSQASGLTVHLHTFHNLSEPHDCQKCCLSFSSLEEHRQHIQELHPKEFHKCPTCNNVFLSAALLDKHKGTHTGTKPFSCELCNKSYQQLSGLWYHNRTNHPDVFANHTRQLKTLVQCDVCFKFFPSAASVAKHQAAEHQGSAASAVRCAFCPAVLAGEEELQEHMSSQHVSSQSLEAFSCPLCSLVCTSQLELQEHLLSCHMEAQEDTSHTVVAADPAGGEGAEPVSSEEQLAAAQQVFVALAGARDGESSAEVVQVNMYDLLNSSVTFICEDKAAAPDS; from the exons ATGGTCTCCTCGCAGGAGTTCGGCTGTCTGCTGGACATGGTCTACACCGGCAAGCTGCCTCTCGGCAAACACAACGTCAGCCGCATCGTCGCCGCCGCAGACAGCCTGCAGATGTTCGACGTGGCCGTGGGCTTCAAAAACGTCCTCACCACTCTCGTGAACCAGCAGGTCTCCGTCCCGGTGGTGTCTCCACAGACGGCGAGCCTCAGTGAGATCAACAAAGCCCAGAGCGTGAACGCCGAAGGTTCAGCCTCACCCAGCAAGGACGACTCCACGCCAGACGAGACGGAGCTGAAGAAGGAGGACGGTCAGAGTCAGGAAGAGGACGCAGAGGAACCGGCGTGTAAAAGAGTCTGTTTCTCCGAGTCCTCAG AGCCTACAGAAGGCAGACCCTCAGACAGCGTGGCGGAAGAAAACAACCCGGCGGAAGAAAACAACCCGGCGGAAGAAAACAACCCGGCGGAAGAAAACAACCCGGCGGAAGAAAACAACCCGGCGGAAGAAAACAACCCGGCGGAAGAAAACAACCCGGCGGAAGAAAACAACCCAGCGGAAGAAAACAACCCAGCGGAAGCCACGGTGTCAATTGGACCGGCTGCTGCTTTTCTGGAGCGTTCCTCTCAACTTGTAGAGCTCCTCGCCAACATGTCATCGATCGTGGAGCTGCTGAGCCAGGCAGCACAGGGAAGCCTGGAGGAACAGGGGAGACAG gttgtgtgtgagtgctgTGAGGAGGCTGATCCCAGCTCAGTGGTGGAGAAGCTGCTGAGCAGAGTGGAGGAGGGGCAGCTCAGTGAGGGAGCCATCGTCTCGCTGCTCCGGACCGTTCGGCAGAGAGCTCCCTCCTCCTTCCCCACACCACTGCTCTCTCTGCTGGGCGAGGTGGAGAAGGACACACCGGAGCCCCACGGAAACCAAACGCCAGGTAAAGAAGAAT TTGAATCCGAAAGGGAAAACGACACCGGAAGTGaagagaagcaggaagaagagggagaggaagaaaacGGCAAGGTGGAGACGGAGGAGGATGAGAAAGTCAAAAATGACCCGGGGGACTCTTTTtcatctccctcctcctcctcctcctcctccccatcCAAGCCCTACTCCTGCCGCTGGTGCAAGAGGGGGTTCGCCTACAAGTGTCGGATGCTGGCCCACGTGAAGCGCTGCGCCATGTCGCAGGAGTGTGAGCAGCAGTGCCCGCAGTGCCCAGAGAAGCTGGCCAACCAGCGGGCCCTGCAGCGCCATCGGGCCGAGGCTCACCGCAGCACCGCGCGGGTGAAGAAGAAGGTGGCCTGTGACCTGTGTGGGCGCACCTTCGCCCACCCGTCAG GAATGATTTACCACAAGCGCACCGAGCACTTTGAAGAGAAACCGTTTGCTTGCGAGGACTGCGGCGCAAAGTTCGGCGCCAACTCCTCGCTGAAGAACCACATGAGGCTGCACACGGGAGAGAAACCGTACCTCTGCAAACACTGTGACATGAGCTTCAGTGTGGCTGCTGCCCTCGCATACCACACCAAGAAGAAACACTCTGAGG gAAAGATGTATGTGTGTCAGTATTGTAAGGCGGTCTTCGCCCAGTCCATTGAACTGACGCGCCACGTGCGAACACACACCGGCGATCGGCCTTACGTGTGCCGAGAATGTGGCAAAGGTTACAGCCAGGCCAGCGGACTCACCGTCCACCTGCACACCTTCCACa ATTTGTCGGAACCTCATGATTGTCAAAAGTGTTGTCTCAGCTTCTCCTCACTGGAGGAGCATCGGCAGCACATCCAGGAGTTGCACCCAAAGGAGTTCCACAAGTGTCCCACCTGTAACAACGTGTTCCTCAGCGCCGCCCTGCTGGACAAGCACAAGGGCACCCACACCGGAACCAAGCCGTTCAGCTGTGAGCTGTGCAACAAGTCCTACCAG CAACTGTCAGGCCTGTGGTACCATAACAGGACCAACCACCCGGACGTGTTTGCTAACCACACCCGGCAGCTCAAGACCCTGGTCCAGTGTGACGTCTGCTTCAAGTTCTTTCCCAGCGCTGCCAGTGTGGCCAAACACCAGGCTGCCGAGCACCAGg GCTCGGCAGCGTCGGCGGTGCGCTGCGCCTTCTGCCCAGCGGTGCTGGCCGGGGAGGAGGAGCTGCAGGAGCACATGAGCAGCCAGCACGTCAGCAGCCAGAGCCTGGAGGCCTTCAGCTGCCCGCTCTGCTCGCTGGTCTGCACCTCCCAGCTGGAGCTGCAGGAGCACCTGCTCTCCTGCCACATGGAGGCTCAGGAGGACACCTCCCATACA gtgGTGGCAGCAGATCCGGCAGGCGGCGAAGGGGCGGAGCCTGTCAGCTCTGAGGAGCAGCTGGCCGCTGCCCAGCAGGTGTTTGTGGCTCTGGCCGG
- the zbtb40 gene encoding zinc finger and BTB domain-containing protein 40 isoform X2 produces MMELPNYSSQLMQQLWALRKEGHFCDCTILVGDSPHRAHKLVLAASSMLFRSLLDGSDTISIDTAMVSSQEFGCLLDMVYTGKLPLGKHNVSRIVAAADSLQMFDVAVGFKNVLTTLVNQQVSVPVVSPQTASLSEINKAQSVNAEGSASPSKDDSTPDETELKKEDGQSQEEDAEEPACKRVCFSESSEPTEGRPSDSVAEENNPAEENNPAEENNPAEENNPAEENNPAEENNPAEENNPAEENNPAEENNPAEATVSIGPAAAFLERSSQLVELLANMSSIVELLSQAAQGSLEEQGRQVVCECCEEADPSSVVEKLLSRVEEGQLSEGAIVSLLRTVRQRAPSSFPTPLLSLLGEVEKDTPEPHGNQTPVESERENDTGSEEKQEEEGEEENGKVETEEDEKVKNDPGDSFSSPSSSSSSSPSKPYSCRWCKRGFAYKCRMLAHVKRCAMSQECEQQCPQCPEKLANQRALQRHRAEAHRSTARVKKKVACDLCGRTFAHPSGMIYHKRTEHFEEKPFACEDCGAKFGANSSLKNHMRLHTGEKPYLCKHCDMSFSVAAALAYHTKKKHSEGKMYVCQYCKAVFAQSIELTRHVRTHTGDRPYVCRECGKGYSQASGLTVHLHTFHNLSEPHDCQKCCLSFSSLEEHRQHIQELHPKEFHKCPTCNNVFLSAALLDKHKGTHTGTKPFSCELCNKSYQQLSGLWYHNRTNHPDVFANHTRQLKTLVQCDVCFKFFPSAASVAKHQAAEHQGSAASAVRCAFCPAVLAGEEELQEHMSSQHVSSQSLEAFSCPLCSLVCTSQLELQEHLLSCHMEAQEDTSHTVVAADPAGGEGAEPVSSEEQLAAAQQVFVALAGARDGESSAEVVQVNMYDLLNSSVTFICEDKAAAPDS; encoded by the exons GTCTCTGCTGGATGGCTCGGACACCATCTCCATCGACACGGCCATGGTCTCCTCGCAGGAGTTCGGCTGTCTGCTGGACATGGTCTACACCGGCAAGCTGCCTCTCGGCAAACACAACGTCAGCCGCATCGTCGCCGCCGCAGACAGCCTGCAGATGTTCGACGTGGCCGTGGGCTTCAAAAACGTCCTCACCACTCTCGTGAACCAGCAGGTCTCCGTCCCGGTGGTGTCTCCACAGACGGCGAGCCTCAGTGAGATCAACAAAGCCCAGAGCGTGAACGCCGAAGGTTCAGCCTCACCCAGCAAGGACGACTCCACGCCAGACGAGACGGAGCTGAAGAAGGAGGACGGTCAGAGTCAGGAAGAGGACGCAGAGGAACCGGCGTGTAAAAGAGTCTGTTTCTCCGAGTCCTCAG AGCCTACAGAAGGCAGACCCTCAGACAGCGTGGCGGAAGAAAACAACCCGGCGGAAGAAAACAACCCGGCGGAAGAAAACAACCCGGCGGAAGAAAACAACCCGGCGGAAGAAAACAACCCGGCGGAAGAAAACAACCCGGCGGAAGAAAACAACCCGGCGGAAGAAAACAACCCAGCGGAAGAAAACAACCCAGCGGAAGCCACGGTGTCAATTGGACCGGCTGCTGCTTTTCTGGAGCGTTCCTCTCAACTTGTAGAGCTCCTCGCCAACATGTCATCGATCGTGGAGCTGCTGAGCCAGGCAGCACAGGGAAGCCTGGAGGAACAGGGGAGACAG gttgtgtgtgagtgctgTGAGGAGGCTGATCCCAGCTCAGTGGTGGAGAAGCTGCTGAGCAGAGTGGAGGAGGGGCAGCTCAGTGAGGGAGCCATCGTCTCGCTGCTCCGGACCGTTCGGCAGAGAGCTCCCTCCTCCTTCCCCACACCACTGCTCTCTCTGCTGGGCGAGGTGGAGAAGGACACACCGGAGCCCCACGGAAACCAAACGCCAG TTGAATCCGAAAGGGAAAACGACACCGGAAGTGaagagaagcaggaagaagagggagaggaagaaaacGGCAAGGTGGAGACGGAGGAGGATGAGAAAGTCAAAAATGACCCGGGGGACTCTTTTtcatctccctcctcctcctcctcctcctccccatcCAAGCCCTACTCCTGCCGCTGGTGCAAGAGGGGGTTCGCCTACAAGTGTCGGATGCTGGCCCACGTGAAGCGCTGCGCCATGTCGCAGGAGTGTGAGCAGCAGTGCCCGCAGTGCCCAGAGAAGCTGGCCAACCAGCGGGCCCTGCAGCGCCATCGGGCCGAGGCTCACCGCAGCACCGCGCGGGTGAAGAAGAAGGTGGCCTGTGACCTGTGTGGGCGCACCTTCGCCCACCCGTCAG GAATGATTTACCACAAGCGCACCGAGCACTTTGAAGAGAAACCGTTTGCTTGCGAGGACTGCGGCGCAAAGTTCGGCGCCAACTCCTCGCTGAAGAACCACATGAGGCTGCACACGGGAGAGAAACCGTACCTCTGCAAACACTGTGACATGAGCTTCAGTGTGGCTGCTGCCCTCGCATACCACACCAAGAAGAAACACTCTGAGG gAAAGATGTATGTGTGTCAGTATTGTAAGGCGGTCTTCGCCCAGTCCATTGAACTGACGCGCCACGTGCGAACACACACCGGCGATCGGCCTTACGTGTGCCGAGAATGTGGCAAAGGTTACAGCCAGGCCAGCGGACTCACCGTCCACCTGCACACCTTCCACa ATTTGTCGGAACCTCATGATTGTCAAAAGTGTTGTCTCAGCTTCTCCTCACTGGAGGAGCATCGGCAGCACATCCAGGAGTTGCACCCAAAGGAGTTCCACAAGTGTCCCACCTGTAACAACGTGTTCCTCAGCGCCGCCCTGCTGGACAAGCACAAGGGCACCCACACCGGAACCAAGCCGTTCAGCTGTGAGCTGTGCAACAAGTCCTACCAG CAACTGTCAGGCCTGTGGTACCATAACAGGACCAACCACCCGGACGTGTTTGCTAACCACACCCGGCAGCTCAAGACCCTGGTCCAGTGTGACGTCTGCTTCAAGTTCTTTCCCAGCGCTGCCAGTGTGGCCAAACACCAGGCTGCCGAGCACCAGg GCTCGGCAGCGTCGGCGGTGCGCTGCGCCTTCTGCCCAGCGGTGCTGGCCGGGGAGGAGGAGCTGCAGGAGCACATGAGCAGCCAGCACGTCAGCAGCCAGAGCCTGGAGGCCTTCAGCTGCCCGCTCTGCTCGCTGGTCTGCACCTCCCAGCTGGAGCTGCAGGAGCACCTGCTCTCCTGCCACATGGAGGCTCAGGAGGACACCTCCCATACA gtgGTGGCAGCAGATCCGGCAGGCGGCGAAGGGGCGGAGCCTGTCAGCTCTGAGGAGCAGCTGGCCGCTGCCCAGCAGGTGTTTGTGGCTCTGGCCGG